The following are from one region of the Geotrypetes seraphini chromosome 12, aGeoSer1.1, whole genome shotgun sequence genome:
- the LOC117346068 gene encoding uncharacterized protein LOC117346068: MLLTLLALLIPAAAPEPGISKAVDRRRAALGHTVTIRCLVRAPVIQWEWRPKFPTCARVGDRVSRMMEPQGFTPPLHFGNRLRLSVGGKNLELQETQIRDSGKYTCVAVDGQKWITDLRVREGCFNNINLAIIKNRPSEATLYCKVCNLMRSESSFTWTVNGIPLQQVLGSQHTRTGAILSVSLKSEHLLGAWQCMSTANRTWYAEHCLELESPDYKPEEDMEYGEEKEPEAGPKPASVNLFQLILTTLGALTLFALVILCLCFFCKRAQDRYETTQEGNTEDGLDETQLPSDANQQDLPPLRTPSEKEGGGVHYVELECLPPARQAPKSPGLGRPSTVYATVV, from the exons ATGCTTCTTACCTTGCTAGCTCTTCTCATCCCGGCTGCAGCCCCGGAGCCTGGGATATCCAAAG CTGTAGATCGCAGGCGGGCCGCTTTGGGGCACACGGTCACCATCCGTTGTTTAGTCAGAGCGCCGGTTATCCAATGGGAGTGGAGGCCTAAATTCCCCACCTGCGCCAGAGTCGGGGACAGGGTCAGCAGGATGATGGAGCCCCAAGGGTTCACCCCTCCTCTGCATTTCGGGAACCGTCTTCGGCTCAGCGTTGGCGGCAAGAACCTTGAGCTTCAGGAAACGCAGATTAGGGACTCGGGCAAGTACACCTGCGTGGCAGTCGATGGGCAAAAATGGATCACCGACCTACGCGTTCGGGAAG GCTGTTTCAATAATATCAACCTCGCCATCATCAAGAACAGACCCTCGGAGGCAACTCTGTACTGTAAAGTCTGCAACCTGATGAGGTCGGAGAGCTCTTTCACCTGGACTGTGAATGGCATTCCCCTTCAGCAGGTGCTGGGGAGCCAGCACACGAGGACAGGGGCTATTCTGAGTGTGTCCCTCAAGAGTGAGCACCTCCTGGGAGCCTGGCAATGCATGTCCACAGCAAACCGGACCTGGTACGCCGAGCATTGCCTGGAACTGGAGTCGCCCGACTATAAACCAGAGGAGGACATGGagtatggggaagagaaag AGCCAGAAGCCGGACCCAAGCCTGCATCCGTCAACCTGTTCCAGCTCATCCTTACAACCCTCGGAGCCCTGACGCTCTTCGCCTTGGTCatcctctgcctctgtttcttcTGTAAGCGGGCGCAAGATAG GTACGAGACGACCCAAGAAGGCAACACAGAAGATGGATTAG ATGAGACTCAGCTGCCCTCGGACGCCAACCAGCAAGATCTACCACCATTAAGGACCCCTTCTGAAAAG GAAGGAGGCGGAGTGCATTATGTGGAGCTGGAGTGCCTACCCCCCGCCAGGCAAGCCCCCAAGTCTCCCGGCTTAGGGCGCCCCTCCACCGTCTATGCCACCGTCGTCTGA